The following coding sequences are from one Paenibacillus sp. FSL R5-0912 window:
- the sufB gene encoding Fe-S cluster assembly protein SufB, with translation MAKKAPDMGEYKYGFRDEHQSIFQSGKGLTEEIVREISRIKEEPEWMLDFRLKALKQFYKMPMPGWGADLSGLNLDNIQYYVRPSEKQGKTWEEVPSEIKATFDKLGIPEAEQKFLAGVSAQYESEVVYHSMRKELEDQGVVFLDTDTALKQYPEVFKQHFGTIIPPADNKFAALNSAVWSGGSFVYIPRGVQVEVPIQGYFRINSENMGQFERTLIIAEEGSFVHYVEGCTAPIYSTSSLHSGVIEIICRKDSRVRYTTIQNWAPNIYNLVTQRAVAEENATMEWVDGNIGSKVTMKYPAVLLKGRGAKGSILSIAVAGKDQHQDAGAKVIHLAPETTSTIISKSISKQGGKVNYRGLSSFSRDSAGSKANIKCDTLILDNLSSSDTIPYNEIKNDQITLEHEATVSKVSEEQLFYLMSRGLTEQDATQMIVMGFIEPFTKELPMEYAVEMNRLIQFEMEGSIG, from the coding sequence ATGGCTAAAAAAGCGCCGGATATGGGTGAATATAAATATGGGTTTCGCGATGAACACCAGTCTATTTTTCAATCTGGAAAAGGTCTGACTGAAGAGATTGTCCGGGAAATTTCCCGAATCAAGGAAGAGCCGGAGTGGATGCTCGATTTTCGGCTGAAAGCTTTGAAGCAATTCTACAAAATGCCGATGCCTGGGTGGGGAGCGGATTTGTCCGGGCTAAATCTTGATAACATCCAATATTACGTTCGCCCTTCCGAAAAACAGGGAAAGACCTGGGAGGAGGTTCCCTCCGAGATTAAAGCAACCTTTGACAAGCTAGGTATTCCTGAAGCGGAGCAAAAATTTCTGGCAGGCGTATCCGCTCAATACGAGTCGGAAGTAGTCTATCACAGTATGCGGAAGGAACTGGAGGATCAGGGAGTGGTTTTCCTTGATACGGATACTGCTTTAAAGCAATATCCTGAAGTGTTCAAACAACATTTTGGAACGATCATCCCTCCCGCCGACAATAAATTCGCTGCGCTTAACAGCGCGGTTTGGTCAGGTGGCAGCTTTGTATACATCCCGAGAGGTGTTCAGGTTGAGGTTCCGATCCAAGGGTACTTCCGGATTAATTCTGAAAATATGGGACAATTCGAGCGGACATTAATTATTGCCGAAGAGGGCAGCTTTGTCCATTATGTTGAAGGATGCACAGCGCCTATTTATAGTACCAGTTCTCTGCATAGCGGAGTTATTGAAATTATTTGCCGGAAAGATTCCCGTGTCCGTTACACGACCATCCAGAACTGGGCTCCTAATATCTACAATTTGGTAACCCAAAGGGCTGTGGCAGAGGAAAATGCCACAATGGAATGGGTGGACGGCAACATCGGCTCCAAGGTAACCATGAAGTATCCGGCTGTACTATTGAAAGGAAGGGGAGCTAAGGGGTCCATCCTGTCTATTGCCGTAGCCGGAAAAGATCAGCATCAAGATGCCGGCGCGAAGGTGATTCACCTTGCTCCCGAGACAACATCTACGATTATATCCAAATCCATCAGCAAGCAGGGCGGCAAAGTAAACTACCGGGGATTGTCCAGCTTCAGCCGTGATTCCGCAGGCTCCAAGGCTAATATTAAGTGTGATACGTTGATTTTGGACAATCTGTCATCATCAGATACGATTCCGTACAATGAAATTAAGAACGATCAGATTACCTTGGAGCACGAGGCAACAGTATCCAAAGTGTCCGAGGAGCAATTGTTTTACTTAATGAGCCGCGGGCTTACAGAACAAGATGCCACACAAATGATTGTAATGGGCTTCATTGAGCCGTTTACCAAAGAATTGCCGATGGAATATGCCGTTGAAATGAATCGGCTGATTCAATTTGAGATGGAAGGAAGCATCGGTTGA